From the genome of Xylocopilactobacillus apis:
AAAGTTTCAATTGATCTTCAGTTAATGTGAAGTTTTGATCCCCATACCCTCTAGAACTTGTAATGGCTCGTTTTAAAATTGTCTCTATCTCTTGATCATTTAACAATTGAAATACAACAACTTTACTTCGTGATAGAAGTGCACTATTTAATTCAAAAGATGGATTCTCAGTCGTCGCTCCAATTAAGATCACTGTTCCATCTTCTATAATAGGAAGTAATGCGTCTTGTTGAGCTTTATTAAATCGATGGATTTCGTCGATAAAAAGAATTGTCTTCTTACCTTCGGCCTTAAGCCTCTTGGCATTCTCTTCAATATCCTTTAGGTCTTTCAACCCACTTGAGACCGCTGAAATACTTATAAATTTCGCTTTTGTCATTCTAGCAATTATCGAAGCTAATGTGGTCTTCCCGGTTCCAGCAGGTCCAAAAAATATTAGCGACGTCAATTCGTCCTTTTCAATTAAATTCCTAACAAATGCTCCTTGGGAAACAATGTTTCCTTGTCCAACAAATTCATCAAAATTTCTTGGACGTAGTCTTGCAGCTAGAGGCTCTTCAGGTTCTTTTGGCGCAAATAAATTTCCAGTTTCTTCCATTATATTATCTTTCATTAATTACAAAATGTTTCACGTGAAACATCGTAGACTTTTTACCTTAAATCAGATATGATTTTCTTTAATTTAAATAAAAGGAGAACAACACTTGAAGAAAAAATTACTATTAGCTGCTCCAATCATTACGACAAGTTCTATTTATCTACTTTCACGTCTTTTATATTCTTATGCTTTCAAACGATCTGACATTGTTCCTGAACCAGGTAAAGATATTATTGGTTACGCTGAAGATTATTACTATTATCTTGACTGGCTTGAATCTCAACCAAATCGTGAACATTGGCAACTAAAATCAAAAACTAATCACCATAAGCTTAATGCTATCTGGCTTCCCGCCAAAAACCCAAGTAAATTCACGGTCATCATTTCACACGGTTACAAAGGAAACAATATTACTATGGCAAATCAAGCTCACATGTTTCATCACATGGGCTTCAATGTGTTAATGCCCGATAGCCGAGGTCACGGAGATAGCTGTGATAATTATATCAGTTTTGGGTGGTTAGATCATTATGACCTTCTAGCCTGGATTAATATGGTCCTTCATCGAATTGGACCTAAATCACAAATTTATGTCTTAGGAGTATCAATGGGTGGTGCAAATGTTTTAATGCTTGCAGGTGAAAAGTTGCCTACTCAGGTTAAAGGAATTATTGCCGATTGTGGTTACTCTTCTCTTAATGAAGAATTTGAATATCTTGCTCATAAACAAACTAAGTTACCCGTAAAACCAATTTTAAAAATTATGAGTTCAATTAACAAAATAAAAAATGGATTTTCTTTTGATGTTGTAAATAGCGTTAAACAACTTAAAAAGTCAACATTACCAATTTTTATTATTCACGGAGCAAAAGACGAGTATGTTCCTACTTATATGGCTTATAAAAATTATAATGCAATACCCGGTAAGAAAAAAATATGGATCGTTCCAAATGCAGGTCATACGATGGCCTTTTGTATCGATCCAAGAGAGTATCACAAACAAGTAGCTGATTTTAT
Proteins encoded in this window:
- a CDS encoding alpha/beta hydrolase, with the protein product MKKKLLLAAPIITTSSIYLLSRLLYSYAFKRSDIVPEPGKDIIGYAEDYYYYLDWLESQPNREHWQLKSKTNHHKLNAIWLPAKNPSKFTVIISHGYKGNNITMANQAHMFHHMGFNVLMPDSRGHGDSCDNYISFGWLDHYDLLAWINMVLHRIGPKSQIYVLGVSMGGANVLMLAGEKLPTQVKGIIADCGYSSLNEEFEYLAHKQTKLPVKPILKIMSSINKIKNGFSFDVVNSVKQLKKSTLPIFIIHGAKDEYVPTYMAYKNYNAIPGKKKIWIVPNAGHTMAFCIDPREYHKQVADFIKSTMN